From Miscanthus floridulus cultivar M001 chromosome 15, ASM1932011v1, whole genome shotgun sequence, the proteins below share one genomic window:
- the LOC136509080 gene encoding uncharacterized protein, with translation MGPVDLMQHMSMERQPDRLRRRAQTTYGLVASRDNNEVSPCQQEADSQGGEAQIPRLPEDIWCHIHSLMPMRSAARAACVSRAFLRSWRCHPNLTFSVKTLRSNKKEYENDDIARVFCSKVDQILKRHSGVGVKKLNIQMLGGYNGYVDSWLQIAVRSGIEELSLSMPRRAKYNVPCSLFSNGSGDSIQYLYLTGCSFRPKTELGCLRSLTKLHLYYVSFTGDELGCLLSNSFALEGLGIRYCEGIGCLKVPCTLQRLRYLEVLGCWKLKIIESKAPNVSSFCYEGDHIQLSLGETLQMKELSLSFSGAVHCVCAELPSSMPNLKIATIYSRSEINTPLLHSKYLHLKNLNIILSTATFPPAYDYFSLVSFFDGCPCLETLVLFVSQLKMEHVSIFADPSDLRKMQGQQHHKMKTVEIIGFTSAKSLVELTCHIVESVTSLECLTLRTHQSSSRCSESANANKSNKCSPLPVHVLMEAQRALLAIRTYIEPKVPSMVKLSVVETCRRCHAVEL, from the exons ATGGGGCCTGTAGATCTTATGCAGCACATGTCCATGGAGCGGCAGCCGGACCGCCTTCGTCGGCGAGCGCAGACCACTT ATGGGTTGGTTGCTTCACGGGATAATAATGAGGTCTCACCCTGCCAGCAAGAAGCTGATTCTCAAGGTGGTGAGGCACAGATACCTAGGCTTCCAGAG GACATCTGGTGTCATATACATTCCCTGATGCCAATGCGATCTGCTGCCCGAGCTGCCTGTGTGTCTCGTGCTTTTCTACGTTCCTGGAGATGCCATCCCAACCTCACTTTCAGTGTGAAGACGCTGAGGTCGAATAAGAAGGAATATGAAAATGATGATATCGCCAGAGTTTTCTGTAGCAAAGTTGACCAGATTCTGAAAAGGCATTCAGGCGTTGGTGTCAAGAAACTCAATATTCAGATGCTTGGAGGTTACAATGGTTATGTCGACAGTTGGCTCCAGATTGCTGTTAGATCAGGAATCGAAGAACTTTCACTTTCAATGCCAAGGAGAGCAAAATACAATGTCCCATGCTCACTCTTTTCTAATGGGAGTGGAGACTCAATCCAATACCTATACCTTACTGGTTGCTCCTTCCGTCCCAAAACTGAACTTGGTTGTTTAAGAAGCCTGACAAAACTGCATCTTTATTATGTCAGTTTTACTGGGGATGAGTTAGGGTGCCTTCTCTCCAATTCTTTTGCCTTGGAGGGCTTGGGAATCAGGTATTGTGAGGGGATAGGTTGCTTGAAGGTCCCTTGCACGCTGCAGCGCCTAAGGTACCTAGAGGTTTTAGGTTGTTGGAAGCTGAAAATTATAGAAAGCAAAGCTCCAAATGTTTCCAGTTTTTGCTATGAAGGAGACCACATTCAACTGTCACTCGGAGAAACATTGCAAATGAAGGAGCTAAGTTTGTCCTTCTCTGGCGCAGTTCATTGCGTTTGTGCTGAACTTCCGTCCAGCATGCCAAACCTTAAAATTGCCACTATATATTCAAGAAGTGAG ATCAATACGCCATTGCTGCATAGCAAATATCTCCACCTCAAAAACCTTAATATTATTCTTAGCACTGCAACCTTTCCTCCGGCCTATGATTATTTTTCTCTTGTTTCTTTTTTTGATGGTTGCCCTTGCTTGGAGACTTTGGTCTTGTTT GTATCCCAATTGAAAATGGAACACGTCTCCATATTTGCCGATCCCTCGGATCTGAGGAAGATGCAAGGACAGCAGCACCACAAGATGAAGACAGTGGAGATCATAGGATTCACATCAGCAAAGAGTCTTGTTGAGCTAACATGCCATATTGTTGAGAGCGTGACATCACTTGAATGCCTTACATTGAGGACCCATCAGAGTTCTTCTAGGTGCTCCGAGTCTGCTAATGCTAATAAAAGTAACAAGTGCTCCCCATTGCCCGTTCATGTTCTCATGGAAGCTCAACGAGCGCTCTTGGCCATCAGGACGTACATTGAGCCTAAAGTTCCCTCTATGGTAAAGCTAAGTGTTGTTGAGACTTGCCGACGATGCCATGCTGTTGAACTTTAG